A genome region from Mycobacterium florentinum includes the following:
- the hisS gene encoding histidine--tRNA ligase: protein MTEFSAPKGVPDYFPPDSAQFVAVRSGLLGAARRAGYGDIELPIFEDTALFARGVGESTDVVSKEMYTFADRGDRSVTLRPEGTAGVVRAVIEHGLDRGALPVKLCYAGPFFRYERPQAGRYRQLQQVGVEAIGVDDPALDAEVIAIADAGFRSLGLDGFRLEITSLGDESCRPQYRELLQEYLFGLDLDEETRQRAEINPLRVLDDKRPEVKAMTAGAPVLLDHLSDGAKQHFDTVLAHLDALGVPYVINPRMVRGLDYYTKTTFEFVHDGLGAQSGIGGGGRYDGLMRELGGQDLSGIGFGLGVDRTLLALRAEGRSVGETTRCDVFGVPLSDAAKLRLAVLGGELRAAGLRVDLAYGDRGLKGAMRAADRSGARVALVAGDRDLESGTIGVKDLATGEQVSVPLDSVVADVLSRFSR, encoded by the coding sequence ATGACGGAATTCAGCGCACCCAAGGGAGTGCCGGATTACTTTCCGCCCGACTCGGCGCAGTTCGTCGCCGTGCGCTCGGGCCTGCTCGGTGCCGCGCGCCGGGCCGGATACGGCGATATCGAGCTGCCCATCTTCGAGGACACCGCGCTGTTCGCCCGCGGCGTCGGCGAATCCACCGATGTGGTCTCCAAGGAGATGTACACGTTCGCCGACCGCGGTGACCGCTCGGTGACGCTGCGGCCGGAGGGCACCGCCGGGGTGGTGCGCGCGGTGATCGAGCACGGCCTGGACCGCGGCGCGCTGCCGGTCAAACTCTGTTATGCCGGACCGTTTTTTCGCTACGAGCGCCCTCAGGCCGGCCGGTATCGCCAGCTGCAGCAGGTGGGCGTGGAGGCGATCGGCGTCGACGACCCGGCGCTGGACGCCGAAGTGATCGCGATCGCCGACGCCGGATTCCGGTCGCTGGGCCTGGACGGCTTCCGACTGGAAATCACCTCGCTGGGCGACGAGAGTTGCCGACCGCAGTACCGGGAACTGTTGCAGGAGTATCTGTTTGGGCTCGATCTCGACGAGGAGACGCGCCAGCGTGCCGAGATCAACCCACTGCGCGTCCTCGACGACAAACGGCCCGAGGTGAAGGCCATGACGGCCGGCGCACCGGTGCTGCTCGACCACCTGTCCGACGGGGCCAAGCAGCACTTCGACACGGTGCTGGCCCACCTCGATGCGCTGGGTGTGCCCTACGTGATCAACCCGCGGATGGTGCGTGGGCTGGACTACTACACCAAGACCACGTTCGAGTTCGTGCACGATGGGCTGGGTGCCCAATCGGGGATCGGCGGCGGTGGGCGCTACGACGGGCTGATGCGCGAGCTCGGCGGACAAGACCTGTCGGGCATCGGTTTTGGGCTCGGTGTGGACCGCACGCTGCTGGCATTGCGGGCCGAGGGCCGCAGCGTGGGGGAGACCACGCGCTGCGACGTCTTCGGGGTGCCGTTGAGTGACGCGGCCAAACTGCGGCTGGCGGTGCTGGGCGGTGAACTGCGTGCCGCCGGCCTGCGGGTGGATCTCGCTTACGGCGACCGGGGGCTCAAGGGTGCGATGCGCGCGGCCGACCGCTCCGGTGCCCGCGTCGCGCTGGTGGCCGGGGATCGCGATCTCGAGTCCGGCACGATCGGCGTCAAGGATCTGGCGACGGGGGAGCAGGTGTCGGTGCCCCTTGATTCGGTTGTCGCCGACGTGCTTTCGCGTTTCAGCCGATAG
- a CDS encoding MBL fold metallo-hydrolase, translated as MLITGFSAGMLQCNCYVLADRPGADAVIVDPGQRAMAPLRRILDENRLTPAAVLLTHGHIDHMWSAQKVSDTYGCPTYIHPEDRFMLKDPIFGMGPRLAQVMTGAFFREPKQVVELDRDGDKIDLGNVSVNVDHTPGHTRGSVVFRVVGDKDVVFTGDTLFERSVGRTDLFGGSGRDLLTSIIDKLLVLDDDTVVLPGHGNSTTIGAERRFNPFLEGLTG; from the coding sequence GTGTTGATCACCGGATTTTCCGCCGGCATGTTGCAGTGCAACTGCTATGTGCTGGCCGATCGACCCGGAGCGGACGCCGTTATCGTCGATCCGGGGCAGCGTGCGATGGCTCCGCTGCGGCGCATCCTTGACGAGAATCGGCTGACCCCGGCCGCGGTGCTGCTCACCCATGGGCACATCGACCACATGTGGTCCGCGCAGAAGGTCTCCGACACCTACGGCTGCCCGACCTACATCCATCCCGAGGATCGCTTCATGCTCAAAGACCCGATCTTCGGCATGGGTCCGCGGCTGGCGCAGGTGATGACGGGTGCGTTCTTCCGTGAGCCCAAGCAGGTGGTCGAGCTGGACCGCGACGGCGACAAGATCGACCTGGGCAATGTCAGCGTCAACGTCGATCACACCCCCGGACACACCCGCGGATCGGTGGTCTTCCGGGTGGTAGGGGACAAGGACGTGGTGTTCACCGGCGACACGCTGTTCGAGCGCTCGGTGGGCCGCACCGACCTGTTCGGCGGCAGCGGCCGCGATTTGCTGACGTCGATCATCGACAAGCTCTTGGTGCTCGACGACGACACGGTGGTGCTGCCCGGCCACGGCAACTCCACCACGATCGGCGCCGAGCGACGATTCAACCCGTTCCTCGAGGGCCTGACCGGATGA
- a CDS encoding peptidylprolyl isomerase encodes MPTNEQRRANAKRKLERQLERRAKQARIRRILLIAGGAVAAIAVIAAVVITVINTNNKHKDNTAAPTTSNSPAASGTTTPQSGQVPPVPPLPAFKPSDSVGANCQYPPSQDPAAKPVKPPRTGKVPTDPAQVSASMATSQGNIGLMLANNESPCTVNSFASLIGQKYFDNTKCHRLTTSDTLGVLQCGDPKGDGTGGPGYQFANEYPTDQYPPNDPKLREPVLYPRGTLAMANAGPGTNGSQFFMVYKDSQLPPQYTVFGTIQPDGLAVLDKIAKGGINGGGEDGAPTSEVTIKSILLD; translated from the coding sequence GTGCCGACCAACGAACAGCGACGCGCCAACGCCAAGCGCAAACTCGAACGGCAGCTCGAACGCCGCGCGAAGCAAGCTCGCATCCGCCGGATATTGCTCATCGCCGGGGGCGCGGTTGCCGCCATCGCGGTGATCGCGGCGGTGGTGATCACCGTGATCAACACGAACAACAAGCACAAGGACAACACCGCGGCGCCGACGACCAGCAACTCGCCGGCGGCGTCGGGCACGACGACTCCGCAAAGCGGGCAGGTTCCGCCGGTTCCGCCGTTGCCGGCGTTCAAGCCGTCCGACAGCGTCGGCGCGAACTGCCAGTACCCGCCGTCGCAGGACCCGGCCGCCAAACCGGTCAAGCCGCCGCGCACCGGCAAGGTGCCGACCGACCCGGCGCAGGTGAGCGCCAGCATGGCGACCAGCCAGGGCAACATCGGCCTGATGCTGGCGAACAACGAATCGCCTTGCACGGTCAACAGTTTCGCGAGCCTGATCGGACAGAAGTACTTCGACAACACCAAGTGCCACCGGCTGACCACTTCGGACACGCTGGGCGTGCTGCAGTGCGGCGATCCCAAGGGCGACGGCACCGGCGGGCCGGGCTACCAATTCGCCAACGAGTATCCGACCGACCAGTACCCGCCGAACGACCCCAAGCTGCGGGAGCCGGTGCTCTACCCGCGCGGCACCCTCGCGATGGCCAACGCCGGCCCCGGCACCAACGGCAGCCAGTTCTTCATGGTCTACAAGGACTCCCAGCTGCCGCCCCAGTACACCGTTTTCGGCACGATTCAGCCCGACGGCCTGGCCGTTCTGGACAAGATCGCCAAGGGCGGCATCAATGGCGGCGGTGAAGACGGAGCCCCGACCAGCGAAGTCACGATCAAATCCATCCTGCTCGACTAG
- a CDS encoding protein kinase domain-containing protein: protein MGQVFRAYDTSTDRVVALKVLPAHLADDEEFQQRFRREARIAASLSDPHMVPIHSYGEIDGRLYVDMRLIEGRDLLAYIAENGGRLSPERAVAVVEQVAAALDTAHEVGLIHRDIKPSNILVSARDFVYLIDFGLARTAADTALTHTGHTMGTMAYMAPERFRGMTDHRADVYALACVLYECLTGHLPYPGDTFEEQLNAHLNTPPPRASFRAPGVPPALDDVVARGMAKDLNYRYQTAIEFAEAAKAALAGHHTTATPTPTPPQYPPTAATPAPPPAGPAAHTPQQPPPQKSNNKLIIGIVAASIFTLAMVTILVIALVTNGDSPSNNATSSTAPHPRTPKQGPAFGAPGAPTTSANPDGNAVPPLPVFAPPADLGANCQYQPVGSDSVDASPKPVNLPPSGRVSTTPAKIPATITTNFGNIGIQLDNDKSPCTVNSFTSLIRQQFFNNTTCPRLSVGSDGGMLVCGGPDKDGNGGPGYEFADEYPTNQYPPGDPALRATVVYPRGTVIMASNEPNTNGSQFVMFFRDAESPPTYTVFGTIDEAGLAVLDKIAAAGVAGNRPSGLPTSPVGIGTVRLG, encoded by the coding sequence ATGGGGCAGGTCTTTCGTGCGTATGACACCAGCACGGACCGCGTGGTCGCGCTGAAGGTGTTGCCGGCGCATCTGGCCGACGACGAGGAGTTTCAGCAGCGCTTTCGCCGTGAGGCGCGGATCGCGGCGAGCCTGAGCGATCCGCACATGGTGCCGATCCACAGCTACGGCGAGATCGACGGCCGGCTGTATGTCGATATGCGCCTGATCGAGGGTCGCGACCTGCTCGCCTACATCGCCGAGAACGGCGGCCGGCTCAGCCCGGAGCGAGCCGTGGCGGTGGTCGAACAGGTTGCCGCGGCACTGGATACGGCCCATGAGGTCGGGTTGATCCACCGCGACATCAAACCGTCCAACATCTTGGTGTCGGCCCGCGATTTCGTCTATCTGATCGACTTCGGGCTGGCCCGCACCGCCGCCGACACCGCGCTGACCCACACCGGGCACACGATGGGCACGATGGCCTACATGGCCCCGGAACGCTTCCGGGGCATGACCGATCACCGCGCCGACGTGTACGCGCTGGCCTGCGTGCTCTACGAATGCCTGACCGGACACCTGCCCTATCCCGGCGACACGTTCGAAGAGCAGCTCAACGCGCATCTGAACACCCCGCCGCCGCGAGCCTCGTTCAGAGCGCCCGGCGTCCCACCCGCCCTCGACGACGTAGTCGCCCGCGGTATGGCCAAGGACCTCAACTACCGCTACCAAACGGCCATCGAGTTCGCCGAAGCCGCCAAGGCCGCCCTGGCCGGCCACCACACCACCGCAACGCCCACCCCGACACCACCGCAGTACCCACCCACAGCGGCCACCCCAGCACCACCGCCAGCCGGGCCCGCGGCCCATACCCCGCAACAACCCCCACCGCAAAAATCGAACAACAAGCTGATCATCGGCATCGTCGCCGCCTCGATCTTCACGCTTGCCATGGTCACGATCCTGGTCATCGCCCTGGTGACCAACGGCGACTCCCCGTCGAACAACGCGACGTCCAGCACCGCGCCGCATCCCAGAACCCCCAAGCAGGGGCCCGCCTTCGGCGCACCGGGAGCACCGACGACCTCGGCAAATCCCGACGGGAACGCCGTGCCGCCGCTGCCGGTGTTTGCTCCACCGGCCGACCTGGGCGCCAACTGCCAATATCAGCCCGTGGGCAGCGACTCCGTGGACGCATCCCCCAAGCCGGTCAACCTGCCTCCGTCCGGCAGGGTATCGACTACGCCCGCGAAGATCCCTGCGACTATCACCACCAACTTCGGCAATATCGGCATCCAGCTCGACAACGACAAGAGCCCATGCACGGTGAACAGCTTCACCAGCCTGATCCGCCAACAATTCTTCAACAACACCACATGCCCCCGGCTATCCGTCGGCTCCGACGGCGGAATGCTGGTGTGCGGCGGCCCCGACAAGGATGGCAACGGTGGTCCGGGTTACGAATTCGCCGACGAATATCCCACCAACCAATATCCGCCGGGCGATCCCGCGCTCAGGGCGACCGTTGTATACCCGCGCGGGACCGTGATCATGGCCAGCAACGAACCCAACACCAACGGTAGTCAATTCGTCATGTTCTTCCGGGATGCCGAATCGCCGCCGACGTACACGGTGTTCGGCACAATCGACGAGGCCGGCCTCGCGGTCCTCGACAAGATCGCAGCGGCCGGTGTCGCCGGCAACCGCCCGAGCGGCCTTCCAACATCCCCGGTGGGGATTGGCACGGTGCGGCTCGGCTGA
- a CDS encoding RelA/SpoT family protein — MADEQSTAQAVVPPIESPASPPTDVAGTPEPPTETLKTTSSASRRVRARLARRMTAQRSAFNPVLEPLVAVHREIYPKANFSMLNRAFEVADQRHASQLRRSGDPYITHPLAVANILAELGMDTTTLVAALLHDTVEDTGYTLEALSEEFGDEVGHLVDGVTKLDRVELGNAAEGETIRKMITAMARDPRVLVIKVADRLHNMRTMRFLPPEKQARKARETLEVIAPLAHRLGMASVKWELEDLSFAILHPKKYEEIVRLVAGRAPSRDTYLAKVRAEIVATLGASKIKATVEGRPKHYWSIYQKMIVKGRDFDDIHDLVGIRILCDEIRDCYAAVGVVHSLWQPMAGRFKDYIAQPRYGVYQSLHTTVVGPEGKPLEVQIRTRDMHRTAEYGIAAHWRYKEAKGRNGVLHPHAAAEIDDMAWMRQLLDWQREAADPGEFLESLRYDLAVQEIFVFTPKGDVVTLPTGSTPVDFAYAVHTEVGHRCIGARVNGRLVALERKLDNGEVVEVFTSKAPNAGPSRDWQQFVVSPRAKAKIRQWFAKERREEALEAGKEAMAREVRRGGLPLQRLVNGEAMAAVARELHYTDVSAMYTAIGEGHVSARHVVQRLLAELGGIDQAEDDLSERSTPTTMLRRPRSTDDVGVSVPGAPGVLTKLAKCCTPVPGDAIMGFVTRGGGVSVHRTDCTNAASLQQQAERIIEVLWAPSPSSVFLVAIQVEALDRHRLLSDVTRVLADEKVNILSASVTTSGDRVAISRFTFEMGDPKHLGHLLNVVRNVEGVYDVYRVTSAA, encoded by the coding sequence GTGGCGGATGAGCAAAGCACGGCGCAAGCTGTGGTGCCGCCTATCGAGTCGCCGGCCTCGCCGCCGACCGACGTGGCGGGCACGCCGGAGCCACCGACCGAAACCCTGAAGACGACCAGCAGCGCGTCCCGTCGGGTCCGGGCCCGGCTGGCCCGGCGGATGACCGCCCAGCGCAGCGCGTTCAACCCCGTGCTCGAGCCGTTGGTGGCGGTGCACCGGGAAATCTATCCCAAGGCGAACTTCTCGATGCTCAACCGGGCGTTCGAGGTCGCCGACCAGCGTCATGCCAGTCAATTGCGGCGTTCCGGTGATCCCTACATCACCCATCCGCTGGCCGTCGCGAACATTCTCGCCGAATTGGGCATGGACACCACCACTTTGGTGGCCGCGTTGCTGCACGACACCGTCGAGGACACCGGGTACACGCTGGAGGCCTTGAGCGAGGAATTCGGTGACGAGGTGGGCCATCTCGTCGACGGGGTGACGAAGCTGGACCGCGTCGAGCTGGGCAACGCCGCCGAAGGCGAGACGATCCGCAAGATGATCACCGCGATGGCGCGCGACCCGCGGGTGCTGGTGATCAAGGTCGCCGACCGGCTGCACAACATGCGGACCATGCGCTTCCTGCCGCCGGAAAAGCAGGCCCGCAAAGCCCGCGAGACGTTGGAAGTCATTGCGCCGCTTGCACATCGGCTGGGTATGGCCAGCGTGAAGTGGGAGCTGGAAGACCTGTCGTTCGCGATCCTGCACCCCAAGAAGTACGAGGAGATCGTTCGCCTGGTCGCCGGGCGTGCACCGTCCCGGGACACCTATCTGGCCAAGGTCCGCGCCGAAATCGTCGCCACGCTCGGCGCGTCGAAAATCAAAGCGACAGTAGAGGGCCGACCCAAGCACTACTGGTCGATCTACCAGAAGATGATCGTCAAGGGTCGCGACTTCGACGACATCCACGACCTGGTCGGCATCCGCATCCTGTGCGACGAGATCCGGGACTGCTATGCCGCCGTGGGTGTGGTGCACTCGCTCTGGCAGCCGATGGCGGGGCGCTTCAAGGACTACATCGCCCAGCCCAGATACGGTGTCTACCAGTCGCTGCACACCACGGTCGTCGGGCCGGAGGGCAAGCCGCTGGAAGTGCAGATCCGCACCCGCGACATGCACCGCACCGCCGAATACGGCATCGCCGCGCACTGGCGCTACAAGGAAGCCAAGGGCCGCAACGGAGTTCTGCATCCGCACGCCGCCGCCGAGATCGACGACATGGCCTGGATGCGGCAGCTGCTCGACTGGCAACGTGAGGCCGCCGACCCGGGCGAGTTCCTGGAGTCGTTGCGTTACGACCTTGCGGTGCAAGAGATCTTCGTGTTCACCCCCAAGGGTGATGTCGTCACGCTGCCGACCGGTTCGACGCCGGTGGACTTCGCCTACGCGGTGCACACCGAGGTCGGCCACCGTTGCATCGGCGCCCGGGTCAACGGTCGACTGGTGGCGCTGGAACGCAAGCTCGACAACGGGGAAGTTGTAGAGGTTTTCACCTCCAAGGCGCCCAACGCCGGACCGTCGCGGGACTGGCAGCAATTCGTGGTGTCGCCGCGGGCCAAGGCGAAGATCCGGCAGTGGTTCGCCAAGGAGCGCCGCGAGGAGGCGCTGGAGGCCGGCAAAGAGGCGATGGCCCGCGAGGTCCGCCGCGGCGGACTTCCGTTGCAGCGCTTGGTCAATGGTGAGGCCATGGCGGCGGTGGCCCGCGAACTGCACTACACCGACGTGTCCGCGATGTACACCGCGATCGGTGAGGGACATGTGTCGGCGCGCCACGTCGTGCAACGGCTGCTGGCCGAGCTGGGCGGCATCGACCAGGCCGAAGACGATCTCTCCGAAAGGTCCACGCCGACAACGATGTTGCGCCGCCCGCGCAGCACCGACGACGTCGGTGTGTCGGTCCCCGGCGCTCCCGGCGTACTGACCAAGCTGGCGAAGTGCTGCACGCCCGTGCCGGGGGACGCGATCATGGGCTTCGTCACCCGCGGCGGCGGCGTCAGCGTGCACCGCACCGACTGCACCAACGCCGCGTCACTGCAGCAGCAGGCCGAGCGCATCATCGAGGTGCTCTGGGCGCCGTCGCCGTCGTCGGTGTTTCTGGTGGCGATTCAGGTCGAGGCGCTCGACCGGCACCGGTTGCTCTCGGACGTCACGCGGGTGCTTGCCGACGAGAAGGTGAACATCCTGTCGGCGTCGGTCACCACCTCGGGGGACCGAGTTGCGATCAGCCGCTTCACTTTTGAGATGGGCGACCCCAAGCACCTCGGCCACCTGCTGAACGTCGTGCGCAATGTCGAAGGCGTCTACGACGTCTACCGGGTGACATCTGCCGCCTAA
- a CDS encoding adenine phosphoribosyltransferase yields the protein MGFDAVTDIREDAALADLIASLTRDVANFPKRGVRFKDLTPLFADRTAMNAVIDALADISSDVDLVAGIESRGSLVAAAVAARLGTGVLSIRKEGKLPPPVLHEKYDREYGPAAIEIPANGLDLRGTSIMIIDDVLATGGTLGAANRLLERAGANVTGAAVLVEITALGGREAVAPLAVDSLSRV from the coding sequence ATGGGCTTTGATGCAGTGACGGATATTCGCGAGGACGCGGCCTTGGCCGACCTCATCGCGTCGCTGACCCGCGACGTTGCCAACTTTCCGAAGCGGGGAGTCCGGTTCAAGGACCTCACGCCGCTGTTCGCCGACCGGACGGCGATGAATGCGGTGATCGACGCGCTGGCCGACATCTCCTCCGACGTCGATCTGGTGGCCGGCATCGAGTCACGGGGTTCTCTGGTGGCCGCTGCCGTCGCCGCCCGGCTCGGCACCGGCGTGCTGTCCATCCGCAAGGAGGGCAAACTGCCGCCGCCGGTGCTGCACGAGAAATACGACCGGGAGTACGGTCCCGCCGCGATCGAGATTCCCGCCAATGGGCTGGACTTGCGCGGCACCAGCATCATGATCATCGACGACGTGCTGGCCACCGGCGGCACGCTGGGCGCGGCCAACCGCTTGCTCGAGCGCGCCGGGGCCAACGTGACCGGCGCGGCCGTGCTGGTGGAGATCACCGCGCTGGGCGGTCGGGAGGCCGTCGCGCCTTTGGCGGTCGACAGCTTGAGCCGCGTTTAA
- a CDS encoding ABC transporter substrate-binding protein — protein MLRRAATVALAAPLVAVATLTGCSGSAASQIDYVVDGRLSSYNANTTVGFASAAAQAFARTLTGFGYHGPDGQVVADHDFGSVSVVAGSPLVLDYQIADNAVYSDGKPLTCDDLVLAWAAQSGRFPGFDAATQAGYVDIANIECIPGQKKARVSFIPDRGVVDYTQLFAATTMMPSHVIADQLNIDVTATLLSNNAASVAQIAQLWNTTWDLKPGLKHDEIQKRFPSSGPYKIESVLDDGAVVLVANDRWWGPKAITKRITVSPQAPDIQDRVNNRSVDVVDVAAGSSGTLATPDNYERTDAAAAGVEQLIFAPQGPLAQTNARRAFALCTPRDVIAHDAGVPIANSRLSPVAEDAVAQADGAAEAGPFNKADPVASRAALGGAPLAVRIGYQSPNARLAVTVGTITRSCAAAGITVSNVTLDTSGPQALRDGKIDVLLASTGGASGSGSTGSSSMDAYDLHSGNGNNLSDYANPQVDGIIGALAVSGDPAERVRLLAEAAPVLWGDMPTLPLYRQQRTLLMSKKMYAVSANPTRWGAGWNMDRWALMQ, from the coding sequence ATGCTCAGGCGGGCAGCGACCGTTGCCCTGGCCGCGCCGCTCGTCGCCGTGGCCACTCTGACGGGATGCTCGGGTAGCGCCGCCTCGCAGATCGACTACGTCGTCGACGGTCGGCTGAGCAGCTACAACGCCAACACCACGGTCGGGTTCGCGTCGGCCGCGGCGCAGGCGTTCGCCCGGACGCTGACCGGGTTCGGCTATCACGGCCCCGACGGACAGGTCGTCGCCGACCACGACTTCGGTTCCGTCTCCGTGGTGGCCGGTTCGCCACTGGTCCTCGACTACCAGATTGCCGACAACGCGGTCTACTCCGACGGTAAGCCGCTGACCTGCGACGACCTGGTGCTCGCCTGGGCCGCCCAGTCGGGGCGCTTTCCCGGCTTCGACGCCGCCACCCAGGCCGGCTACGTCGACATCGCCAACATCGAATGCATACCGGGGCAGAAGAAGGCGCGGGTCTCGTTCATCCCGGACCGCGGCGTCGTCGACTACACCCAGCTGTTCGCCGCGACCACGATGATGCCGTCGCATGTCATCGCCGATCAGCTGAATATCGACGTGACCGCGACGCTGCTGAGCAACAACGCGGCGTCGGTCGCGCAGATCGCGCAGCTGTGGAACACCACGTGGGATCTCAAGCCCGGGCTCAAACACGACGAGATCCAAAAGCGTTTCCCGTCGTCGGGGCCCTACAAAATCGAATCCGTCCTCGACGACGGCGCCGTGGTGCTTGTCGCCAACGACCGGTGGTGGGGTCCCAAGGCGATCACCAAGCGGATCACGGTGTCGCCGCAGGCCCCCGACATCCAGGACCGGGTCAACAACCGCAGCGTCGACGTCGTGGATGTCGCGGCCGGGTCGTCGGGAACGCTGGCCACGCCGGACAACTACGAGCGCACCGACGCGGCGGCCGCGGGCGTCGAGCAGCTGATCTTCGCCCCGCAGGGGCCGCTGGCGCAGACCAACGCCCGTCGCGCGTTCGCGCTGTGCACGCCCCGCGACGTGATCGCGCACGACGCCGGGGTCCCGATCGCCAATTCGCGACTGTCTCCGGTCGCCGAGGACGCCGTCGCGCAGGCCGACGGTGCCGCCGAGGCCGGCCCGTTCAACAAGGCGGACCCGGTCGCCTCCCGCGCCGCGCTGGGCGGTGCGCCGCTGGCGGTGCGGATCGGCTACCAGAGCCCCAACGCCCGACTCGCGGTCACCGTCGGGACCATCACCAGGTCGTGCGCGGCGGCCGGCATCACTGTCTCCAACGTCACACTGGACACCTCCGGGCCGCAGGCGCTGCGGGACGGAAAGATCGATGTACTGCTGGCCAGCACGGGTGGAGCCAGCGGCAGCGGGTCCACCGGATCGTCGTCGATGGACGCCTACGACCTGCACAGCGGCAACGGCAATAACCTGTCCGACTACGCGAATCCGCAGGTCGACGGCATAATCGGGGCGCTCGCGGTTTCCGGCGACCCGGCCGAGCGAGTTCGGCTGCTTGCCGAGGCAGCGCCGGTACTGTGGGGAGACATGCCGACGTTGCCCCTGTATCGGCAGCAGCGCACGTTGCTGATGTCGAAAAAGATGTACGCAGTCAGCGCGAATCCGACCCGCTGGGGCGCGGGCTGGAACATGGACCGATGGGCTTTGATGCAGTGA
- the secF gene encoding protein translocase subunit SecF — protein sequence MTSKDKADSDTAAVELTEAGEKAVEPTSDSAEQPPHHSFLSRLYTGTGAFEVVGRRRLWYGISGAIVAIAILSIILRGFTFGIDFKGGTTVSFPRGNVATSQVQDVFRKTLGRDAESVVIVGNGASATVQISSETLSNDETTKLRNALFDAFGPKGTDGKPNKAAISDSAVSETWGDQITNKALMALGVFLVLVSIYIMVRYERYMSISALTTMVFDLTVTAGVYSLVGFEVSPATVIGLLTILGFSLYDTVIVFDKVEENTKDFQHRNRRTFAEEANLAINQTFMRSINTSLISVLPVLALMVVAVWLLGVGTLKDLALVQLVGILVGTYSSIFFATPLLVTLRERTELVRTHTRRVLKRRKPGTPEQADVSGDEASDSETTRETKKAAAASAGSAPSKPAPGARPVRPTGTRRPSGKRNAGRR from the coding sequence ATGACCTCGAAAGACAAGGCCGACTCCGACACGGCAGCGGTCGAACTCACCGAAGCCGGCGAAAAGGCGGTGGAGCCGACGTCCGACTCCGCCGAGCAGCCGCCGCATCACAGCTTTCTCTCCCGGCTCTACACCGGAACGGGTGCGTTCGAGGTGGTCGGGCGGCGCCGGTTGTGGTACGGCATCAGCGGGGCGATCGTCGCCATCGCGATCCTGTCCATCATCTTGCGCGGCTTTACTTTTGGGATCGACTTCAAGGGCGGCACCACGGTCTCGTTCCCGCGCGGCAACGTCGCGACCTCGCAGGTGCAGGACGTGTTCCGCAAGACGCTGGGCCGCGACGCCGAATCGGTGGTCATCGTCGGCAACGGCGCTTCGGCGACGGTGCAGATCAGCTCGGAAACGCTGTCCAACGACGAGACGACCAAGCTGCGCAACGCGTTGTTCGATGCGTTCGGACCCAAGGGCACCGACGGCAAGCCCAACAAGGCGGCGATCAGCGACTCGGCGGTCTCCGAGACGTGGGGCGACCAGATCACCAACAAGGCGCTGATGGCGCTGGGTGTGTTCCTGGTGCTGGTCAGCATCTACATCATGGTGCGCTACGAGCGCTACATGTCGATCTCCGCGCTGACGACGATGGTGTTCGACCTGACCGTCACCGCGGGGGTGTATTCGCTGGTGGGCTTCGAGGTGAGCCCGGCCACGGTGATCGGCCTGCTGACCATCCTCGGGTTCTCCCTGTACGACACCGTCATCGTCTTCGACAAGGTCGAAGAGAACACCAAAGACTTCCAACACAGAAACCGGCGCACCTTCGCCGAGGAAGCCAACCTGGCCATCAACCAGACCTTCATGCGCTCGATCAACACCAGCCTGATATCGGTCCTGCCGGTGCTGGCGCTGATGGTGGTCGCGGTCTGGCTGCTGGGCGTCGGCACGCTGAAGGACCTGGCGCTGGTGCAGCTGGTCGGCATCCTGGTCGGCACGTATTCGTCGATCTTCTTCGCCACCCCGCTGCTGGTCACGCTGCGTGAGCGCACCGAGCTGGTGCGAACCCACACCCGCCGCGTCCTCAAACGACGCAAGCCCGGCACGCCCGAGCAGGCGGACGTCTCCGGCGACGAGGCCTCCGACAGCGAGACCACGCGGGAGACCAAGAAGGCCGCGGCGGCGTCGGCCGGGTCCGCACCGAGCAAGCCGGCGCCGGGTGCCCGGCCCGTGCGGCCCACCGGTACCCGACGCCCGAGCGGCAAGCGAAACGCCGGCCGGCGGTAG